The Chitinophagaceae bacterium nucleotide sequence AGGCAAGCTGGATAAAATAAGCAAAGGAAAAGTGAAAATACATTATAGAATGAGGTTCCCTTCTTAAAAATAAACTTATTTTAAATCCATCCGTTTGTGTTGACATGCAAATAAACTTTAATGACATAATGGAGATGGATAAAAGATTCCGGGCCAATCTGATAAATTCAGTTTGGGGAGTCAGAACTATCCACTTGTTAGGAACCCGCTCAAAAGAAAATATACCAAATCTCTCTTTAGTGAATTCTGTTTTTCACCTTGGTGCCAACCCTCCCCTAATGGGTTTTGTTATGCGTCCGCTTACTGTTCGAAGAGACAGCTGGAATAACTTATTGGAAAATCCTTTTTTCTCTTTAAACTCCGTGCAGGAAAGTTTTCTTAATAAAGCACATCAGTGCTCGGCAAAATATGATGCTGAAGTGTCTGAATTTG carries:
- a CDS encoding flavin oxidoreductase, with amino-acid sequence MQINFNDIMEMDKRFRANLINSVWGVRTIHLLGTRSKENIPNLSLVNSVFHLGANPPLMGFVMRPLTVRRDSWNNLLENPFFSLNSVQESFLNKAHQCSAKYDAEVSEFEASGLTETHDNDLPVTYVKESAVKISLEMRENFEVKSNNTIIITGEVKKLFIDDDYIDEEGNFQAEKAGISGVAGLNEYYNFRKVKNLPYARP